One region of bacterium genomic DNA includes:
- a CDS encoding enoyl-CoA hydratase/isomerase family protein: MLKIEDNDGIELMRIQHGKANAVDSELLEGIRDALAEVAMRDARALVITGSGEIFSAGVDLFKVLSGGSEYVESFLPLLSHVLREVAGFPKPLVAAINGHAIAGGCVLACACDYKVMADGGGRIGVPELRVGVPFPAVPLEMVRMVVPRRYLQEVVLLGRTYEPEDARERGLVDEIVTAEDLEERALEVAFEMAAVGGDSFSLTKRQLRRPYLDAMDLTEQLFDGEVEALWTAPASHQAIRAYLDKIVGRK, encoded by the coding sequence ATGCTCAAGATCGAAGACAATGATGGCATCGAGCTCATGCGCATTCAGCACGGCAAGGCCAACGCCGTGGATAGCGAGCTTCTGGAAGGCATCCGGGATGCGCTCGCGGAGGTCGCGATGCGCGATGCGCGGGCACTGGTGATCACGGGCTCCGGCGAGATCTTCTCGGCCGGCGTCGACCTTTTCAAGGTTCTCAGTGGAGGTTCCGAGTACGTCGAGAGTTTCTTGCCGTTGCTGTCTCATGTCCTGCGGGAGGTGGCCGGGTTTCCGAAGCCACTGGTCGCCGCGATCAACGGCCACGCCATCGCCGGCGGTTGCGTCCTGGCCTGTGCGTGTGACTACAAAGTGATGGCCGACGGCGGCGGCCGGATCGGCGTGCCCGAGCTTCGGGTCGGGGTCCCATTCCCGGCCGTGCCTCTCGAGATGGTTCGCATGGTCGTGCCCCGCCGATACCTGCAGGAAGTCGTGCTCCTCGGCCGTACCTACGAGCCGGAGGACGCGCGGGAGCGCGGCCTCGTCGACGAGATCGTTACCGCGGAGGATCTCGAAGAGCGAGCCCTCGAGGTCGCCTTCGAGATGGCCGCCGTGGGAGGAGACTCGTTCAGCCTGACCAAAAGGCAGCTTCGCCGACCGTATCTCGACGCAATGGATCTCACCGAACAGCTCTTTGATGGCGAGGTCGAGGCTCTGTGGACGGCTCCCGCGTCGCATCAGGCGATCAGGGCGTATCTGGACAAGATCGTGGGCAGGAAGTAG